A window of Lytechinus pictus isolate F3 Inbred chromosome 7, Lp3.0, whole genome shotgun sequence contains these coding sequences:
- the LOC129265973 gene encoding carboxypeptidase B-like, protein MGIVHLLRLVFVVFITCQFGAHGKAKVRYDGAQVIRMIPNSLDELDWLINYIESRKELDVWKEPSKVGHPVDIMVPPRTADSEDLVSLATDTGIYTTIMIQDVQKLIDNEGSSRSLSQRSMGTGFDYTTYHTYDEIEKWIDDIANQYSGLVSVEEVSSTYEGKIIRGIKIGSPSGNLKSMAYIQGGIHAREWISPATVMFMTYKLLDAYQKMDPLVTEMFNKIDWYIVPVLNADGYIYTWTNDRNWRKNRRRAPGDACVGIDLNRNYAYEWGGKGASRSSCALTYRGPGPASEIEVIKITDFLRKKDQMTDINLYIDVHSYGMFWLYPWGYTDDTTVSQPDRERQYSLGMRANEAISATNGKSYLVGEAGASLYPASGGSDDWAYGELKIKYTYTIELRDEGQYGFMLPETEIAPTTEEIYAAMLVVGEQLLSEL, encoded by the exons ATGGGAATCGTTCATTTACTAAGACTCGTTTTCGTGGTATTTATCACCTGCCAATTCGGCGCCCACGGCAAGGCAAAGGTTCGATACGATGG ggcccaggtcATTAGGATGATACCAAACAGTCTAGATGAGCTTGATTGGCTGATCAATTACATAGAGAGCAGAAAAGAG CTTGATGTTTGGAAAGAACCAAGCAAGGTTGGTCATCCTGTGGACATCATGGTTCCTCCTAGAACTGCGGACTCAGAGGATCTTGTATCCTTGGCAACAGATACAGGAATTTATACTACTATCATG ATCCAGGATGTTCAAAAGTTGATTGATAACGAAGGATCCTCTCGGAGTCTATCTCAACGGTCAATGGGTACTGGATTCGACTACACTACCTACCACACATATGATGAG aTCGAGAAATGGATTGATGATATTGCAAACCAATACAGTGGTCTAGTTAGTGTTGAAGAGGTCAGCTCAACATATGAAGGCAAGATTATTAGGGGcatcaag ATCGGGTCACCATCGGGCAATCTTAAATCTATGGCCTATATACAGGGAGGAATACACGCTCGTGAATGGATCAGCCCAGCCACCGTTATGTTCATGACTTACAAg CTTCTGGATGCATATCAGAAGATGGATCCGTTGGTTACTGAGATGTTCAACAAAATAGACTGGTATATTGTTCCCGTACTCAACGCAGATGGGTACATCTATACGTGGACAAAT GACCGTAACTGGCGTAAGAACAGACGCAGAGCACCTGGCGATGCTTGTGTTGGAATTGATCTGAATAGAAACTACGCTTACGAATGGGGAG GCAAAGGAGCTAGTCGCTCCTCGTGTGCCCTCACATATCGTGGCCCTGGACCAGCCTCAGAGATCGAGGTAATCAAAATTACAGATTTCCTGAGGAAGAAGGATCAGATGACTGATATCAATCTTTATATCGATGTCCACAGCTATGGTATGTTTTGGCTCTATCCTTGGGGTTATACCGATGATACAACCGTTTCACAACCCGATAGAGAACGACAA TATAGCCTAGGGATGAGAGCCAATGAAGCTATCAGTGCTACTAATGGGAAAAGCTACCTTGTTGGAGAAGCGGGAGCATCTCTAT acccGGCATCAGGGGGCAGCGATGATTGGGCCTACGGTGAATTGAAGATCAAATACACCTATACAATTGAACTACGGGATGAAGGCCAATATGGGTTCATGTTGCCCGAGACTGAGATAGCACCGACTACTGAGGAAATTTATGCCGCCATGTTGGTCGTTGGAGAGCAACTACTCAGCgaattatag